A single window of Streptomyces cathayae DNA harbors:
- a CDS encoding GNAT family N-acetyltransferase, with protein sequence MNDSPTSPVSDAVVELRPHTPASLEPLLRWKNDLEIQRLSDHEIRTYSREQVAATLERWMRPSEDIVHLAIGLAGRAEPIGFLHLALIEQAHQRCRLGIVIGEKELWGLGYGYQAVVQAVGHAFDVLGLERITAEVFADNPRSVRLLEGAGFVREGVMRESIHRDGRRVDELVYGLLRREWSKGHK encoded by the coding sequence ATGAACGACAGCCCGACGTCCCCGGTGAGCGACGCCGTCGTCGAGTTGAGACCCCACACCCCGGCAAGTCTCGAACCGCTGCTGCGCTGGAAGAACGACCTCGAGATCCAGCGTCTGAGCGACCACGAGATACGCACTTACAGCCGCGAACAGGTCGCCGCGACGCTGGAGCGGTGGATGCGGCCGAGTGAGGACATCGTCCATCTCGCGATCGGCCTCGCCGGCCGCGCGGAGCCCATCGGATTCCTCCACCTGGCGCTCATCGAGCAGGCGCATCAGCGGTGCCGACTGGGCATCGTCATCGGCGAGAAGGAACTGTGGGGGCTCGGCTACGGATATCAGGCGGTGGTACAGGCGGTCGGTCATGCCTTCGATGTGCTCGGACTCGAGCGGATCACCGCGGAGGTCTTCGCCGACAACCCGCGTTCCGTGCGCCTGCTCGAAGGTGCCGGTTTCGTTCGGGAGGGCGTGATGCGCGAGAGCATCCACCGCGACGGGCGGCGCGTCGACGAACTGGTGTACGGGCTGCTGCGGCGCGAGTGGAGCAAGGGGCACAAATGA
- a CDS encoding transposase gives MELVRSSGRTVTEVARELGVGSESLPGWVKKDHAAQGAGSGPSQGGPGRAPATGTMS, from the coding sequence ATCGAACTCGTGCGGTCGTCGGGCCGGACGGTGACCGAGGTCGCCCGGGAGCTCGGGGTCGGCTCGGAGTCCCTGCCGGGCTGGGTGAAGAAGGACCATGCCGCTCAGGGCGCCGGATCCGGCCCGTCGCAGGGCGGACCGGGCAGAGCGCCGGCGACCGGGACGATGAGCTGA
- a CDS encoding peptidoglycan recognition protein family protein: protein MNAENALRRRLLLAGAAGLTAATATALPGTAQAQSSARAKAADPVEPDIDNTRAWGARSPRGSISRLSYRPSRIIVHHTVSANTSDFSRTQAHSHAHWVQDLHMDKNGWVDTGYHFLVSRGGWITEGRHGSLQALTTGSGFVLGAHTSGQNDQAVGIANEGSYHAGATPPRAQWEVLVTLCAYTCARYGIPATRLYGHKDYGDTLCPGVFHDMLPRLRDEVGAALA from the coding sequence GTGAACGCCGAGAACGCGCTCCGGCGCCGTCTCCTGCTCGCCGGTGCGGCCGGCCTGACCGCCGCCACCGCCACCGCCCTCCCGGGCACCGCTCAGGCACAGAGCTCCGCCCGCGCGAAGGCCGCCGACCCCGTCGAGCCGGACATCGACAACACCCGTGCCTGGGGCGCCCGTTCACCGCGCGGAAGCATCAGCCGGCTGTCGTACCGGCCGAGCCGGATCATCGTCCACCACACGGTGAGCGCCAACACCTCCGACTTCTCCCGCACCCAGGCCCACTCCCACGCCCACTGGGTCCAGGACCTGCACATGGACAAGAACGGCTGGGTCGACACCGGCTACCACTTCCTGGTCAGCCGGGGCGGCTGGATCACCGAGGGGCGGCACGGCAGCCTCCAGGCCCTCACCACAGGGAGCGGTTTCGTCCTCGGCGCCCACACCTCCGGGCAGAACGACCAGGCCGTCGGGATCGCCAACGAGGGCTCCTACCACGCGGGCGCCACACCTCCGCGGGCGCAGTGGGAGGTGCTGGTCACCCTGTGCGCGTACACCTGCGCGCGCTACGGCATCCCCGCCACGCGGCTCTACGGCCACAAGGACTACGGCGACACCCTCTGCCCCGGGGTGTTCCACGACATGCTGCCCCGGCTGCGCGACGAGGTCGGGGCGGCTCTGGCGTAG
- a CDS encoding MFS transporter codes for MTTDVQAPAPARASARPSAPDPTDRRTRALTRAVVALCAAAITVEGFDLIVYGVAMPSMLADANLGLSKSLAGTLGSLVYLGMLIGAVVCGPLADRLGRRRLVLASGVIFTLFTVGCAMAATPWQFGLFRLLAGIGMGGVMPSCVALAKEYAPRGRSALVATIVLAGVPVGGVLAALTAAAWGESLGWRGLFGVGAALSTLVFVGVYALLPDSRPGAADAPAPRATSSTASADGLEPGAPTAEAKPLSPARSVLSDGRARTTVLFVVANFAVLLAWYGLNTWLTQLMREMDYPLGSALQFTLVLNLGAVIGSFAIAAVADRIGPRFVTIGSAALSSVAVVGLSLGGNTAVVLCLTALAGVGAHSSLTVLNDWVASSYPASIRATALGYVSGFGRAGAIVAPLLGGWILTASLGPTTVFYVFAAAAALSAAALLAIPHRRA; via the coding sequence ATGACCACTGATGTTCAAGCCCCCGCTCCCGCCCGCGCTTCCGCCCGGCCCTCCGCTCCGGACCCGACGGACCGGCGCACCCGCGCCCTGACCCGTGCGGTCGTCGCCCTGTGTGCGGCGGCGATCACGGTCGAGGGGTTCGACCTCATCGTCTACGGCGTGGCGATGCCGTCGATGCTCGCCGACGCGAATCTGGGTCTCAGCAAGTCCCTCGCCGGAACTCTCGGCAGCCTCGTCTATCTGGGCATGCTCATCGGCGCCGTCGTCTGCGGGCCGCTCGCCGACCGTCTCGGCAGGCGTCGGCTCGTGCTGGCGTCGGGAGTGATCTTCACCCTGTTCACCGTCGGCTGTGCCATGGCCGCCACGCCCTGGCAGTTCGGTCTCTTCCGGCTGCTCGCCGGTATCGGCATGGGCGGTGTGATGCCGTCCTGCGTGGCCCTCGCGAAGGAGTACGCGCCGCGCGGCCGCTCCGCGCTGGTGGCGACCATCGTCCTCGCGGGCGTTCCGGTCGGCGGCGTGCTCGCCGCGCTCACCGCCGCCGCGTGGGGCGAGTCCCTCGGCTGGCGCGGTCTGTTCGGTGTCGGTGCGGCGCTGTCGACGCTGGTGTTCGTCGGCGTGTACGCCCTGCTGCCGGACTCGCGGCCCGGAGCGGCCGACGCCCCCGCCCCCCGGGCCACGTCCTCGACGGCGTCCGCCGACGGCCTTGAGCCCGGCGCTCCGACGGCCGAGGCGAAGCCCCTCTCCCCGGCCCGCTCCGTGCTGTCGGACGGCCGCGCCCGCACCACCGTGCTGTTCGTCGTCGCCAACTTCGCGGTGCTCCTGGCCTGGTACGGCCTGAACACCTGGCTGACCCAGCTGATGCGCGAGATGGACTACCCGCTCGGCTCGGCGCTGCAGTTCACGCTCGTGCTCAATCTGGGTGCCGTGATCGGCTCGTTCGCCATCGCCGCCGTCGCCGACCGGATCGGCCCGCGCTTCGTCACCATCGGCAGCGCGGCGCTCTCCTCGGTCGCCGTCGTCGGCCTGTCGCTGGGCGGCAACACCGCCGTCGTCCTCTGCCTGACCGCGCTCGCCGGTGTCGGTGCCCATTCGTCCCTGACCGTGCTCAACGACTGGGTGGCGTCCAGCTACCCGGCCTCGATCCGGGCCACGGCACTCGGCTACGTCTCGGGCTTCGGGCGCGCCGGCGCGATCGTGGCCCCCCTGCTCGGCGGCTGGATCCTGACGGCCTCTCTCGGCCCGACCACGGTCTTCTACGTCTTCGCCGCAGCCGCCGCCCTGAGCGCCGCGGCCCTCCTCGCCATCCCCCACCGCCGGGCCTGA
- a CDS encoding RNA-guided endonuclease InsQ/TnpB family protein: protein MGETAGRARYTYRLRVSATAQEGLEAEWGRCRWLWNECVAKSRQVHAHHQAHPGDRLTCGPARLDRMLTDVRAKALWLREGASVPQQQTIRDFAASRSKALKDIKNRLPQKRRAGMPRHKKRRGSDPSLNYTRRGFRLKNGRLHLAGGIVLTVVWSRPLPAEPSSVRVYRDHAGHWYASFVAPARVEALPQTGAVIGVDWGVRETATTTSDAHDFPHPRHGRKAQQKLSRYDRMMARRKPAKGQPASKGYREAKKWRAKTYAKIARQRQDTARKWAKKVVRDHDVIVVEDFRPKFLTRTTMARKAADAAIGATKQALIDMGRKHARDVRLVHPAHTTMDCARCGARAKHALPLSERTYTCTACGTVSPRDKNSARVMLLRAGLDPAGVEGTRPPGAPLREAV, encoded by the coding sequence ATGGGGGAGACCGCTGGGCGTGCCCGGTATACGTATCGGTTGCGGGTGTCGGCCACTGCCCAGGAGGGGCTGGAGGCGGAGTGGGGACGGTGCCGGTGGCTGTGGAACGAATGCGTCGCCAAGTCGCGTCAGGTGCACGCGCACCATCAGGCGCACCCCGGAGACAGGCTGACCTGCGGTCCGGCGCGGCTCGATCGGATGCTCACCGATGTCCGCGCCAAGGCGCTGTGGCTCCGTGAGGGTGCGAGTGTTCCCCAGCAGCAGACGATCCGTGACTTCGCCGCCTCCCGTAGCAAAGCGTTGAAGGACATCAAGAACCGGCTGCCGCAGAAGCGGCGGGCCGGGATGCCCCGGCACAAGAAGCGGCGCGGGAGTGATCCGTCGCTGAACTACACGCGGCGCGGTTTCCGGCTCAAGAACGGGCGACTGCACCTGGCGGGCGGGATCGTCCTGACCGTGGTCTGGTCGCGTCCTCTGCCGGCCGAACCGTCGAGCGTGCGGGTCTACCGCGACCATGCCGGGCACTGGTATGCCTCGTTCGTCGCCCCCGCCCGGGTCGAGGCGCTGCCGCAGACCGGCGCGGTGATCGGTGTCGACTGGGGAGTGAGGGAGACCGCCACCACCACCTCCGACGCCCACGACTTCCCTCACCCCCGCCACGGCCGGAAGGCGCAGCAGAAGCTGTCCCGCTACGACCGGATGATGGCCCGCCGCAAACCGGCGAAGGGGCAGCCTGCGTCGAAGGGGTACCGGGAGGCGAAGAAGTGGCGGGCGAAGACCTACGCCAAGATCGCCCGACAGCGGCAGGACACCGCCCGCAAGTGGGCCAAGAAGGTCGTGCGTGACCACGATGTGATCGTGGTGGAGGACTTCCGGCCGAAGTTCCTCACCAGGACCACGATGGCGCGCAAGGCGGCCGATGCCGCAATCGGTGCCACCAAACAGGCCCTGATCGACATGGGCCGCAAACACGCCCGGGATGTACGGCTCGTACATCCTGCGCACACCACCATGGACTGCGCCAGGTGCGGAGCGAGAGCCAAGCACGCCCTGCCGCTGTCGGAACGCACCTACACCTGCACCGCGTGCGGAACTGTGTCTCCCAGGGACAAGAACTCCGCCCGCGTGATGCTCCTCCGGGCAGGTCTGGACCCGGCTGGTGTCGAGGGCACAAGACCTCCCGGAGCGCCGCTCCGGGAGGCCGTCTGA
- a CDS encoding arginase family protein, which produces MHVSLDIDVLDPVHVPDTGSREPFGASPSRPGTC; this is translated from the coding sequence GTGCACGTCAGCCTGGACATCGACGTACTCGACCCGGTGCACGTGCCCGACACCGGCAGCCGGGAGCCCTTCGGGGCCTCTCCCAGCAGGCCGGGGACGTGCTGA
- a CDS encoding lysozyme: MFSFPSRSTGTRRRAATALGVLVSTLALTATTAAGAAAAPQPGKDRVKVEPGQAYMGVGAQVHGDAPAEPPSMGVMAPTDGVQGIDVSHWQGAINWTSVRGSGIQFAWIKATEGTSYKDARFNTNYPAAHGAGVIRGAYHFALPNVSNGATQANYFASSGGGWSRDNLTLPGVLDIEHNPYGAMCYGLSTTQMRTWINDFYTTYKSRTGRDAVIYTTSGWWNTCTGNWTGMYSKSPLWVAHWTSASSPTIPSGFPTWTVWQYTSTGSVGGVAGTVDRNQFNGSRDRLLALANNT; the protein is encoded by the coding sequence ATGTTCTCGTTCCCCAGCCGTTCGACCGGCACCCGCAGACGGGCGGCCACGGCGCTCGGCGTCCTCGTCTCGACTCTCGCACTGACGGCGACCACCGCGGCCGGCGCCGCCGCCGCGCCCCAGCCCGGCAAGGACCGCGTCAAGGTCGAGCCGGGCCAGGCGTACATGGGCGTGGGCGCCCAGGTCCACGGCGACGCCCCGGCGGAACCGCCGTCGATGGGCGTCATGGCCCCGACCGACGGCGTCCAGGGCATCGACGTCTCGCACTGGCAGGGCGCCATCAACTGGACCTCGGTGCGGGGCTCCGGCATCCAGTTCGCCTGGATCAAGGCGACCGAGGGCACCAGCTACAAGGACGCGCGGTTCAACACCAACTACCCGGCCGCACACGGCGCCGGCGTGATCCGCGGCGCGTACCACTTCGCGCTCCCGAACGTCTCCAACGGCGCGACCCAGGCGAACTACTTCGCCTCCAGCGGCGGCGGCTGGTCACGCGACAACCTGACCCTGCCGGGCGTCCTGGACATCGAGCACAACCCGTACGGGGCCATGTGCTACGGCCTGTCCACCACGCAGATGCGCACCTGGATCAACGACTTCTACACCACCTACAAGTCCCGCACCGGCCGGGACGCGGTGATCTACACGACGTCCGGCTGGTGGAACACCTGCACCGGCAACTGGACCGGCATGTACAGCAAGAGCCCGCTGTGGGTGGCGCACTGGACCTCGGCGTCCTCCCCGACCATCCCGAGCGGTTTCCCGACCTGGACGGTGTGGCAGTACACCAGCACCGGCTCGGTCGGCGGCGTCGCCGGCACCGTGGACCGCAACCAGTTCAACGGATCCCGCGACCGGCTCCTGGCCCTCGCCAACAACACGTAA
- a CDS encoding pyridoxal phosphate-dependent aminotransferase, which yields MEFRQSSKLSEVCYEIRGPVIEHANALEEAGHSVLRLNTGNPALFGFEAPEEIVQDMIRMLPQAHGYTDSRGVLSARRAVAQRYQTLGLEVDVDDVFLGNGVSELISMAVQALLEDGDEVLIPAPDFPLWTAVTTLSGGKAVHYLCDEQADWYPDLDDMASKITDRTKAVVIINPNNPTGAVYPKEVVEGILDLARRHGLMVLADEIYDQILYDDAVHHSAAALAPDLVVLTFCGLSKTYRVAGFRSGWLVVTGPKQHAKDYLEGLTMLASMRLCANAPAQYAIQAALGGRQSIRELTAPGGRLHEQRDVAWEKLNEIPGVSCVKPKGALYAFPRLDPKVHKIHDDERFVLDLLLREKIQVVQGTGFNWPSPDHFRILTLPHAEDLEAAIGRIGRFLSGYRQ from the coding sequence ATGGAGTTCCGGCAGTCGAGCAAGCTCAGCGAGGTCTGTTACGAAATCCGCGGCCCGGTCATCGAGCACGCGAACGCGCTGGAGGAGGCGGGGCACAGCGTGCTGCGCCTGAACACCGGCAACCCGGCCCTGTTCGGCTTCGAGGCGCCGGAGGAGATCGTCCAGGACATGATCAGGATGCTGCCGCAGGCGCACGGCTACACCGACTCGCGGGGCGTCCTCTCCGCCCGCCGCGCGGTGGCCCAGCGCTACCAGACCCTGGGCCTGGAGGTCGACGTCGACGACGTCTTCCTCGGCAACGGCGTCTCCGAGCTGATCTCGATGGCCGTCCAGGCGCTCCTGGAGGACGGCGACGAAGTCCTGATCCCCGCGCCCGACTTCCCCCTCTGGACGGCGGTGACCACCCTCTCGGGCGGCAAGGCCGTGCACTACCTGTGCGACGAGCAGGCCGACTGGTACCCGGACCTGGATGATATGGCCTCGAAGATCACGGACCGTACGAAGGCCGTGGTCATCATCAACCCCAACAACCCCACCGGCGCGGTCTACCCGAAGGAGGTCGTCGAGGGCATCCTCGACCTGGCCCGCCGGCACGGCCTGATGGTCCTCGCCGACGAGATCTACGACCAGATCCTCTACGACGACGCCGTGCACCACTCGGCCGCCGCGCTCGCCCCCGACCTGGTGGTGCTCACCTTCTGCGGACTGTCGAAGACCTACCGCGTGGCGGGCTTCCGCTCCGGCTGGCTGGTGGTGACCGGACCCAAGCAGCACGCGAAGGACTACCTCGAGGGCTTGACCATGCTGGCCTCCATGCGCCTGTGCGCCAACGCGCCCGCCCAGTACGCCATCCAGGCCGCGCTCGGCGGCCGCCAGTCCATCCGCGAACTGACCGCGCCCGGCGGGCGGCTGCACGAACAGCGGGACGTGGCCTGGGAGAAGTTGAACGAGATCCCCGGCGTGAGCTGCGTGAAACCGAAGGGCGCCCTGTACGCGTTCCCCCGCCTGGACCCCAAGGTCCACAAGATCCACGACGACGAGAGGTTCGTCCTGGACCTGCTGCTCCGGGAGAAGATCCAGGTCGTCCAGGGCACCGGCTTCAACTGGCCCTCCCCCGACCACTTCCGCATCCTCACCCTCCCCCACGCGGAGGACCTGGAGGCGGCGATCGGCCGCATCGGCCGGTTCCTGAGCGGATACCGGCAGTAG
- the pucL gene encoding factor-independent urate hydroxylase: protein MTDTSRPAVLGQNQYGKAENRVVRITRNGATHHIKDLNVSVALSGDMEEVHYSGSNANVLPTDTTKNTVFAFAKEHGIESAEQFGIHLARHFVTSQEPVHRARIRVEEYAWERIATSDAHEGEHSFVRRGQETRLAQVTYDGERWEVVSGLKDLTVLNSTDSEFRGYVKDRYTTLQETRGRVLATSVAARWRFHWTDDRQPMPDWETSYERTKQHLLQAFAETYSLSLQQTMYRMGARIIDHRDEIAEVRLSLPNRHHFQVDLEPFGLENDGEDGAVYLAADRPYGLIEATILRNGCEALIPADLTNL, encoded by the coding sequence ATGACCGACACCTCCCGCCCCGCGGTCCTGGGCCAGAACCAGTACGGCAAGGCCGAGAACCGGGTCGTCAGGATCACGCGGAACGGCGCCACCCACCACATCAAGGACCTGAACGTCTCCGTCGCCCTGTCCGGCGACATGGAGGAGGTCCACTACTCCGGCTCCAACGCCAACGTCCTGCCGACCGACACCACCAAGAACACCGTGTTCGCCTTCGCCAAGGAGCACGGCATCGAGTCCGCCGAGCAGTTCGGCATCCACCTCGCCCGGCACTTCGTCACCTCCCAGGAGCCCGTCCACCGGGCCCGCATCCGCGTCGAGGAGTACGCCTGGGAGCGGATCGCCACCTCCGACGCCCACGAGGGCGAGCACTCCTTCGTCCGCAGGGGCCAGGAGACCCGGCTGGCGCAGGTCACCTACGACGGCGAGCGGTGGGAGGTCGTCTCGGGCCTGAAGGACCTGACGGTGCTGAACTCCACCGACTCCGAGTTCCGGGGCTACGTCAAGGACAGGTACACGACGCTGCAGGAGACCCGCGGCCGTGTCCTCGCCACCTCGGTCGCCGCCCGCTGGCGGTTCCACTGGACCGACGACCGGCAGCCGATGCCCGACTGGGAGACCTCCTACGAGCGGACGAAGCAGCACCTGCTCCAGGCCTTCGCCGAGACCTACTCCCTGTCCCTGCAGCAGACGATGTACCGGATGGGCGCGCGGATCATCGACCACCGCGACGAGATAGCCGAGGTCCGCCTCTCCCTCCCCAACCGCCACCACTTCCAGGTGGACCTGGAACCCTTCGGCCTCGAGAACGACGGCGAGGACGGAGCCGTCTACCTCGCCGCCGACCGCCCCTACGGTCTGATAGAGGCCACGATCCTGCGGAACGGCTGTGAGGCGCTGATACCGGCGGACCTCACCAACCTCTGA
- a CDS encoding winged helix-turn-helix transcriptional regulator, translating to MSPRRSYDQYCSAARALDAVGDRWTLLIVRELLAGPRRYTDLHADLPGVSTDVLASRLKDMERDGLTSRRRLPPPGAAFVYELTDRGRELTPVLQALGAWGQGALGERRPTDAVRAHWFALPLLRVLESEGPGLGLGPGEGTGGGLVEVRLDEGRFHLHVGAGGGAVYGDGPAPGEPDATLALDADTCTAISRGEAAVADAVRDGRIEVGGDGPLAKALREA from the coding sequence ATGTCACCTCGCCGAAGCTACGACCAGTACTGTTCCGCCGCCCGTGCGCTCGACGCCGTCGGTGACCGCTGGACCCTGCTGATCGTCCGGGAACTGCTCGCCGGCCCGAGGCGCTACACCGACCTGCACGCGGACCTGCCCGGCGTCAGCACGGACGTGCTGGCCTCGCGGCTGAAGGACATGGAGCGCGACGGGCTGACCAGCCGCCGGCGGCTGCCCCCGCCCGGCGCGGCCTTCGTGTACGAACTCACCGATCGGGGGCGTGAGTTGACGCCGGTGCTCCAGGCGCTCGGCGCATGGGGGCAGGGCGCGCTGGGGGAGCGGCGGCCCACCGACGCGGTCCGGGCGCACTGGTTCGCGCTGCCGCTGCTGCGGGTCCTGGAGAGCGAGGGTCCGGGCCTGGGCCTGGGCCCGGGCGAGGGGACGGGCGGGGGACTGGTCGAAGTCCGGCTGGACGAGGGGCGGTTCCACCTGCACGTCGGAGCCGGGGGCGGGGCCGTCTACGGCGACGGGCCCGCCCCCGGGGAGCCCGACGCCACACTGGCCCTCGACGCCGACACCTGTACGGCGATCAGCCGCGGCGAGGCGGCCGTGGCCGACGCGGTGCGGGACGGGCGGATCGAGGTGGGCGGCGACGGCCCGCTCGCCAAGGCGCTCCGCGAGGCGTGA
- a CDS encoding 8-oxoguanine deaminase — MATAQRSTTERAVTERVVIENCAIATVDAQDTEYACGHLVLAGHRIESLGAGRAPEGLENVVRRIDATGHLATPGLVNTHHHFYQWLTRGLATDHNLFDWLVALYPTWARIDEPMVDAAARGSLAMMARGGVTTAADHHYVFPRGTGDLSGTLVRAARDLGVRFTLARGSMDLGEKDGGLPPDFAVETLEGALAATEDTVRRHHDTSFGAMTQVAVAPCSPFSVSTELMRRSAESARELGVRLHTHGSETVEEEKFCHEQFGMGPTDYFESTGWLGEDVWMAHCVHMNDSDIAAFARTGTGVAHCPSSNARLAAGIARVPDLLAAGVPVGLGVDGTASNEAGELHTELRNALLVGRLGPHRETALTARQALRLGTYGGARVLGRTAEIGSLEPGKLADLVLWRMDTLAHSSIADPVAALVLGAAAPVTASFVNGRQIVEDGRLRTADEDEIARSTRAQARRLARITDRA; from the coding sequence ATGGCAACAGCCCAGCGCAGCACCACCGAACGCGCGGTCACCGAACGCGTCGTCATCGAGAACTGCGCGATCGCGACCGTCGACGCGCAGGACACCGAGTACGCCTGTGGGCACCTCGTCCTCGCCGGCCACCGCATCGAGTCCCTCGGCGCGGGCCGGGCGCCCGAGGGCCTGGAGAATGTCGTCCGCCGTATCGACGCCACCGGGCACCTGGCGACCCCCGGCCTGGTCAACACCCACCACCACTTCTACCAGTGGCTCACCCGGGGCCTGGCCACCGACCACAACCTGTTCGACTGGCTCGTCGCGCTCTACCCGACCTGGGCGCGCATCGACGAGCCGATGGTGGACGCGGCGGCCCGGGGGTCCCTCGCGATGATGGCCCGCGGCGGCGTCACCACCGCCGCGGACCACCACTACGTCTTCCCGCGGGGCACCGGCGACCTGTCCGGCACCCTCGTCCGCGCCGCCCGTGACCTGGGGGTGCGCTTCACCCTCGCCCGCGGCTCCATGGACCTCGGCGAGAAGGACGGCGGACTGCCCCCGGACTTCGCCGTGGAGACCCTGGAGGGCGCCCTCGCCGCGACCGAGGACACCGTCCGCCGGCACCACGACACCTCCTTCGGCGCCATGACCCAGGTCGCCGTCGCACCCTGCTCACCGTTCTCCGTCTCCACCGAACTGATGCGGCGGTCAGCCGAGTCGGCCCGCGAACTCGGCGTACGCCTGCACACCCACGGCTCGGAGACGGTGGAGGAGGAGAAGTTCTGCCACGAGCAGTTCGGCATGGGCCCGACCGACTACTTCGAGTCCACCGGCTGGCTCGGCGAGGACGTGTGGATGGCGCACTGCGTCCACATGAACGACTCCGACATCGCCGCCTTCGCCCGTACGGGCACGGGCGTCGCCCACTGCCCCTCCTCCAACGCCCGCCTCGCCGCGGGCATCGCACGCGTCCCCGACCTGCTGGCGGCCGGCGTCCCGGTCGGCCTCGGCGTGGACGGCACGGCGTCCAACGAGGCCGGGGAACTGCACACCGAACTGCGCAACGCGCTGCTCGTGGGCCGCCTCGGCCCGCACCGCGAAACGGCCCTGACGGCCCGTCAGGCGCTGCGCCTGGGCACCTACGGAGGCGCCCGAGTGCTGGGCCGTACCGCCGAGATCGGCTCGCTGGAGCCGGGCAAGCTCGCCGACCTGGTGCTGTGGCGGATGGACACCCTCGCCCACTCCTCCATCGCCGACCCGGTGGCCGCGCTGGTCCTCGGCGCGGCGGCCCCGGTCACCGCGTCGTTCGTGAACGGCCGTCAGATCGTGGAGGACGGTCGGCTCCGCACGGCCGACGAGGACGAGATCGCCCGCTCCACCCGCGCACAGGCCCGGCGACTGGCCCGGATCACCGACCGGGCCTGA
- a CDS encoding acyl-CoA thioesterase, whose protein sequence is MSEPFSVRVTVRGYETDVQGHLNQAVYLNYAEHARWSLLQEAGITQSGLLGQGVGPVALETTIRYRRELLAGDEVDVSCAFTWGTGKTFRIEQIITKADGTVAAEITAVGGVLDLKERTLVPSPQDVFRKLAEDPGMFGL, encoded by the coding sequence GTGAGCGAGCCGTTTTCCGTCCGGGTGACCGTGCGCGGATACGAGACCGATGTGCAGGGCCACCTCAACCAGGCCGTGTACCTCAACTACGCGGAGCACGCGCGCTGGTCGCTGCTCCAGGAGGCCGGGATCACGCAGTCCGGTCTCCTCGGGCAGGGGGTGGGACCGGTCGCCCTGGAGACCACCATCCGCTACCGGCGGGAGCTGCTCGCGGGTGACGAGGTCGACGTGAGCTGCGCCTTCACCTGGGGCACCGGCAAGACGTTCCGCATCGAGCAGATCATCACCAAGGCGGACGGCACGGTCGCCGCCGAGATCACGGCGGTCGGCGGCGTCCTGGACCTCAAGGAACGCACACTGGTGCCGAGCCCGCAGGACGTCTTCCGGAAACTGGCCGAGGACCCGGGCATGTTCGGGCTGTAG
- a CDS encoding IclR family transcriptional regulator — protein sequence MENSDRTSQPGAEPRSAGGKPAQGLESVENALSLLLLLRAQGRVRLSEAADELGVARSTAHRLLSTLRGRGFAVQGADKVYRPGPTLYRLGMSQRSEYDLVETARPHLLWLNSRLGETVHLAVRAGAEARILHSIEGTHALRVGSRAGVSLPAHLSAGGKALLADLGVSELADIYGTRHAAQADTDPETLHRTLATVRRRGYAVNIGGTERGISAVGAAVREPGGRAVAAMIVSAPSLRFTRARLGDAAAVLGEAVRRMEAAL from the coding sequence GTGGAGAACTCAGATCGTACGTCGCAGCCCGGAGCGGAACCACGGAGCGCGGGCGGCAAACCCGCGCAGGGCCTGGAATCCGTGGAGAACGCCCTCTCCCTGCTGCTCCTGCTCCGCGCCCAGGGGCGCGTGCGGCTGAGCGAGGCCGCCGACGAGCTGGGCGTGGCCCGCTCCACGGCCCACCGTCTGCTCTCCACCCTGCGCGGACGCGGCTTCGCGGTGCAGGGTGCCGACAAGGTGTACCGGCCCGGCCCCACCCTCTACCGCCTGGGGATGTCCCAGCGCTCCGAGTACGACCTGGTGGAGACCGCCAGGCCGCACCTGCTGTGGCTCAACAGCCGGCTCGGCGAGACGGTGCACCTGGCGGTCCGGGCCGGGGCCGAGGCGCGCATCCTGCACAGCATCGAGGGAACGCACGCACTGCGCGTCGGCAGCCGCGCGGGCGTGAGTCTGCCCGCGCACCTCTCCGCCGGCGGCAAGGCGCTCCTCGCCGACCTGGGCGTCTCCGAGCTCGCCGACATCTACGGCACCCGCCACGCGGCGCAGGCGGACACCGACCCCGAGACACTGCACCGCACCCTCGCGACCGTCCGCAGGCGGGGCTACGCCGTCAATATCGGGGGTACCGAGCGCGGCATCTCCGCGGTGGGCGCCGCCGTGCGGGAGCCGGGCGGCCGCGCCGTGGCGGCGATGATCGTCTCGGCCCCTTCGCTGCGCTTCACCCGCGCCCGCCTCGGCGATGCGGCCGCTGTGCTCGGGGAGGCGGTGCGCCGCATGGAGGCGGCACTCTGA